In Maridesulfovibrio sp., the genomic stretch CTCCGGCGGCCCTTCGGGGACCAAAGAACCCTTTTGGAAAAGGGTTCTCTGGACTCTCCTAAAACTTTTATTAAGGCTTCGCCTACTTGTGACAGGAAACCGCTGGTGGCATAGAAAAATAAATTTCACCCCCCAACTAACGCGTTTTGGGATGGGGGAGAGGAGTCCAGAGGAGAGGGGGAAACACTTTTTGGCGGTAGCAAAAGGGTTTCCCCCTCTCCTCTGGTCCCCGAAGGACCGCCGGAGGCAACCATGTGTGGAATAGCAGGTTTTATTGATCTCAGCCGGTCATCTGATGCCAAGCGTCTGGAACGTATAGCCCGCAAGATGGGTGACGCCCAGAACATGCGCGGACCGGACGGTTCCGGGCAATGGACCGATCCGGATTGGGGCGTGAGCCTTGATCACCGCCGCCTTGCCATTATCGACCTGACCAAAGAGGGTGTGCAGCCCATGCATTCCCGGTCCGGCCGTTTTGTTACCGTGTACAACGGAGAAATCTACAATTACCGCGATCTGCGTGCGGAACTAGAACAGGATGAAGGCTTCCCCGGCTGGCGCGGCCATTCCGACACCGAAGTCATGCTTGAAGCTATGGAACAATGGGGCTTTGAAAACGCGCTGAATAGCTTCAGCGGCATGTTCGCCATAGCCGTTTGGGATCGTCAGGAACACTGCCTGCTGCTCGCCCGCGACCGGATGGGCGAGAAACCGCTCTATTACTCCCGTCAGGGAGATAACTTTATGTTTGGCTCTGAGCTGAAATCGCTCATGGGCTACAAAAAATATTTCAAACGCGCGGTCGACCGAGATGCTCTGGCAGCTTACCTGCGTTACTGCTACGTTCCTGCACCTCGCACCATTTTCAAAAACACTTTCTGCCTGATGCCCGGCACATGGACCTGCCTGTACCCGGACGGTAAACTCATGGAACCGCGCCCGTACTGGTCTTTGCTGGACTGCGCGCGAGAAGCCAGAAACAAAATTTTCACCGCCCCGGACGAAGCAATAATTGAAACATTGGAAGATCTGCTGCTCAAAGTTATTGAACGGGAAATGATTTCAGACGTTCCGCTGGGCGCTTTCCTTTCCGGTGGCGTTGATTCTTCACTGATTGTAGCCTTGATGCAGCAATGTGCACTGGCCCCGGTAAAAACATTCACCATCGGCTTTGACGATGAGGCCTACAATGAAGCAGAGAACGCCAAGGCCGTTGCCAGCTACATCGGGACCGAGCATACCGAGCTGTACGTTACACCCAAAGATGCCCTGAACATCATCCCGCAGATTCCACAGATCTGGGACCAGCCTTTTTCCGATTCATCGCAGATTCCCACCCACCTTGTCTCGCGCATGACCCGTGAACATGTAACCGTAGCCCTTTCCGGTGACGGCGGAGACGAACTTTTCGCGGGCTACAACCGCCATGCACGCGGCTGTTCCCTGTGGAATAATCTCAAAAATATCCCGGCTCCCCTGCGTAAGATTCTGTCCGGCTGGATGTCCGCCATCCCGCCACACAGCTGGGACAAAGTTTTCAAAATGTACGGTCCGCTGCTGCCCTCTTCATTGCAGATGCGCTTGCCGGGGCAGAAAATACACAAGCTTGCCGCCGTAATGGGAGCTGCTTCAGCAGAAGAATATTACCGAGACCTGACCTCCATCTGGCTCAATCCGGATCAGGTTACCCGCAAGGCGCACGAATTCCAAGGCCCGTTCCAGAACACCAACCGTCAGCCTTCTCAGGAAGACCTGACCGGATGGATGCAGTTCATGGACACTGCCAACTACCTGCCTGACGATATCCTGACCAAGGTCGACCGGGCAGCCATGGCTGTAAGCCTTGAAACCCGCGCCCCGTTCCTTGATCACGAGATAGTGGAATTTTCCCAGCGTCTGCCCATGCACCTGCGCATAACGGGCGGACAAGGCAAACATGCCTTGCGCCGGATTTTGTACAAATACGTTCCTCAAGAAATGATCGAACGCCCCAAAATGGGTTTCGGTGTTCCAATTGACAGCTGGTTGCGCGGACCGCTGCGCGAATGGGCGGAAGAACTGCTTCATCCTGAAAGACTGGACAGCGAAGGATATTTCAATACCGGACAGGTACGCCTTGCATGGAACGAACATCTGGCCGGAATCAAGGATAACCAGTACAAAATCTGGAGCATACTCATGTTCCAGTCATGGTGCGAGCACTGGGAAATTTGATGTGCTGCGCACTCTTTGATGAAATAATTTTGTCCCCGGCGACTTAAACCCTTCTTGGAAAAATGGTTTAAGAATTCCAAAAACTTTTAGTTGCTTATTTTGGTTCATACTTATGAAGATTGCAGTTATTGGAGGCTACGGTCCGTCGCTTATCAACTTTCGTGGTCCCATGTTGCGTGCCATGAAAGAGGCCGGGCATGAAGTCTATGGGATTGCTCCGCTGGATTCTGCGGACGTGCCGGAAAAGCTGGCTGAAATGGGCATTAAATATATTGAAGCGCCTATTGAACGGACGGGGATGAATCCCCTTAAAGACCTGACTGCGCTTTGGGGACTGGTAAAAATTCTGAAAGAGGTCAGGCCTGAGGCAGTACTTTCCTACACCATCAAACCTGTTATATACGGCTCCATCGCCGCAAGGCTGGCCGGGATCAAAAATATTTATTCTCTGATCACCGGGTTGGGCTATGCTTTCGGTCAGACATCCGGTAAGCGGGGATTACTCTTC encodes the following:
- the asnB gene encoding asparagine synthase (glutamine-hydrolyzing), which translates into the protein MCGIAGFIDLSRSSDAKRLERIARKMGDAQNMRGPDGSGQWTDPDWGVSLDHRRLAIIDLTKEGVQPMHSRSGRFVTVYNGEIYNYRDLRAELEQDEGFPGWRGHSDTEVMLEAMEQWGFENALNSFSGMFAIAVWDRQEHCLLLARDRMGEKPLYYSRQGDNFMFGSELKSLMGYKKYFKRAVDRDALAAYLRYCYVPAPRTIFKNTFCLMPGTWTCLYPDGKLMEPRPYWSLLDCAREARNKIFTAPDEAIIETLEDLLLKVIEREMISDVPLGAFLSGGVDSSLIVALMQQCALAPVKTFTIGFDDEAYNEAENAKAVASYIGTEHTELYVTPKDALNIIPQIPQIWDQPFSDSSQIPTHLVSRMTREHVTVALSGDGGDELFAGYNRHARGCSLWNNLKNIPAPLRKILSGWMSAIPPHSWDKVFKMYGPLLPSSLQMRLPGQKIHKLAAVMGAASAEEYYRDLTSIWLNPDQVTRKAHEFQGPFQNTNRQPSQEDLTGWMQFMDTANYLPDDILTKVDRAAMAVSLETRAPFLDHEIVEFSQRLPMHLRITGGQGKHALRRILYKYVPQEMIERPKMGFGVPIDSWLRGPLREWAEELLHPERLDSEGYFNTGQVRLAWNEHLAGIKDNQYKIWSILMFQSWCEHWEI